A region from the Gossypium hirsutum isolate 1008001.06 chromosome A08, Gossypium_hirsutum_v2.1, whole genome shotgun sequence genome encodes:
- the LOC121204515 gene encoding probable polygalacturonase, protein MWRTPGRKQAFGNIVLLGILMVLINTNDVASRKVRVLDSFDDSAAGCSRKYSASLADFGGVGDGVTSNTKAFQAAIDNLSLYASYGGSLLFVPPGKWLTGSFNLTSHFTLYLHKDATILASQDESEWAVIDPLPSYGRGRDADGGRYISLIFGTNLTDVVITGDNGTVDGQGVTWWDKFHKGELKYTRPYLIEIMYSQGVQISNLTLMNSPSWNVHPVYSSNVVVQGITILAPVTSPNTDGINPDSCTNTRIEDCYIVSGDDCIAVKSGWDEYGIKFGMPTKQLLIRRLTCISPFSAVIALGSEMSGGVEDVRAEYITGINSESAVRIKTAMGRGNYVKDIYVRRMTMKTMKMVFWMAGNYGSHPDNDYDPNAIPVIQNINFRDVVAENVTMAARLEGIPGHPFTGICISNATIELTKKPKKIQWNCTEIAGVSSDVTPKPCNLLKDLGSQNTCNFPEDDFPIVKF, encoded by the exons ATGTGGAGAACTCCAGGAAGAAAGCAG GCTTTTGGTAACATAGTATTACTTGGGATACTTATGGTTTTGATTAACACAAATGATGTTGCAAGTCGTAAGGTGAGAGTTTTAGACTCATTCGACGACTCGGCTGCTGGTTGCAGCAGAAAGTACAGTGCCTCGTTGGCAGACTTTGGAGGCGTTGGTGATGGGGTAACATCAAATACAAAGGCTTTTCAGGCTGCCATTGATAACCTGAGCCTGTATGCATCATATGGTGGATCTTTACTCTTTGTTCCTCCAGGAAAATGGCTGACTGGTAGTTTTAATCTTACCAGCCATTTCACTCTGTATCTCCATAAGGATGCTACTATTCTTGCCTCACAG GATGAGAGTGAATGGGCGGTTATTGACCCTCTACCGTCTTACGGTCGAGGAAGGGATGCAGATGGTGGAAGGTATATCAGCCTTATTTTTGGAACCAACCTTACGGATGTCGTGATAACAG GGGACAATGGCACAGTTGACGGTCAGGGTGTTACCTGGTGGGACAAATTCCACAAGGGAGAGCTGAAATATACCAGGCCTTACCTTATTGAGATAATGTACTCCCAAGGAGTTCAAATCTCTAATCTCACATTGATGAACTCCCCATCCTGGAATGTTCATCCTGTTTACAGCAG CAATGTTGTAGTTCAAGGAATAACAATCCTCGCACCGGTAACTTCTCCAAACACTGATGGGATCAATCCAG ATTCTTGCACGAATACCCGGATTGAAGACTGCTACATTGTCTCCGGAGATGATTGTATAGCCGTTAAGAGTGGTTGGGATGAGTACGGTATCAAGTTCGGTATGCCAACGAAGCAGCTATTGATCAGACGGCTCACCTGCATTTCTCCATTCAGTGCAGTGATTGCACTCGGTAGCGAGATGTCTGGTGGGGTCGAGGATGTTAGGGCGGAATACATCACAGGCATCAATTCGGAGTCAGCGGTTCGGATCAAGACTGCTATGGGAAGAGGAAACTATGTCAAAGACATATATGTGAGAAGGATGACAATGAAAACAATGAAAATGGTGTTTTGGATGGCAGGGAATTATGGATCTCATCCAGATAATGACTATGATCCTAATGCAATTCCAGTTATCCAGAATATCAATTTCCGAGATGTTGTTGCAGAGAATGTGACAATGGCAGCTAGATTGGAAGGAATTCCAGGCCATCCATTTACTGGAATCTGTATATCCAATGCCACCATTGAACTAACAAAAAAGCCAAAGAAGATTCAATGGAATTGCACTGAAATTGCTGGGGTTTCAAGCGATGTTACTCCTAAGCCCTGCAATCTGCTTAAGGATCTAGGATCCCAAAATACCTGTAATTTCCCCGAGGACGACTTcccaattgtaaaattttaa